The Pleuronectes platessa chromosome 13, fPlePla1.1, whole genome shotgun sequence genome includes a window with the following:
- the mbnl1 gene encoding muscleblind-like protein 1 isoform X26 codes for MAMLAQQMQLNAMMPGTQLPPMVRGHTSMNTAQLLHTPMFSMAPGLASNASAAAAVAAAAFNPYLSPVSPSLMQQEILPSAPVLMASNPNVGQVPNAAAAAAQKLLRTDRLEVCREYQRGNCSRGEDDCRFAHPADSTMIDTNDNTVTVCMDYIKGRCSREKCKYFHPPAHLQAKIKATQHQVNQATAAAAMVSSLYERGHALFHTPTTAMYSTQSAVKSLKRPLDATFDLGIAPNVMAPMPKRAAMEKANGASAMFNTGMLQYQQALANMQFQQQAAFLPSGSILCMTPSGGVVPMMHGGNPATVSAGNTSATSGPFATASANQDSSLSKLTTNEYMQLIPIISADHLSSHKYLTQM; via the exons ATGGCCATGCTGGCACAGCAGATGCAGCTCAATGCCATGATGCCCGGCACACAGCTACCACCTatggtgagaggacacacaagTATGAACACAGCACAGCTACTGCACACG CCCATGTTCTCGATGGCGCCAGGCCTGGCCAGCAAtgccagtgcagcagcagcagtcgcaGCCGCGGCCTTTAATCCCTACCTGAGCCCTGTGTCACCAAGCCTGATGCAGCAAGAGATCCTACCCAGCGCCCCTGTCCTCATGGCCTCAAACCCCAACGTCGGCCAAGTTCCCAAcgctgccgccgctgctgccCAGAAACTGCTGAGAACAGACAGACTTGAG GTGTGTCGGGAGTACCAGAGGGGCAACTGCTCCCGGGGCGAGGACGACTGTCGCTTCGCCCACCCCGCCGACAGCACCATGATCGACACCAACGACAACACCGTCACCGTGTGCATGGACTACATCAAGGGCCGCTGCTCCCGGGAAAAGTGCAAGTACTTCCACCCGCCAGCCCACCTGCAGGCCAAAATCAAGGCGACGCAGCACCAGGTGAACCAGGCCACAGCCGCCGCAGCCATGGTGAGCAGTCTGTACGAGCGCGGGCACGCACTCTTTCACACCCCCACAACAGCCATGTACTCA ACTCAGTCGGCTGTCAAATCACTGAAGCGACCCCTCGACGCAACCTTTGACCTG GGCATCGCCCCTAATGTCATGGCTCCCATGCCTAAGCGGGCAGCTATGGAGAAGGCCAACGGGGCCTCTGCCATGTTTAACACTGGCATGCTCCAGTACCAACAGGCGCTGGCCAACATGCAGTTTCAGCAGCAGGCTGCTTTCCTCCCATCAG GCTCAATATTGTGCATGACACCTTCAGGCGGCGTTG TTCCCATGATGCACGGTGGTAATCCAGCCACTGTGTCTGCCGGCAACACATCTGCCACAAGCGGTCCCTTCGCCACTGCCTCCGCCAATCAG GACTCTTCCTTATCAAAGTTGACTACCAACGAATACATGCAATTG